One Actinomyces respiraculi DNA window includes the following coding sequences:
- a CDS encoding SDR family NAD(P)-dependent oxidoreductase, protein MGTALITGATSGIGLALARELAVGRHDLVLVARSAERLQEIAQELHQREGVGVQVLVADLSTPEGRERVAERLRVDLPDGVRTSVPQVSRPHTEQDVARRPVDLLVNNAGFAVGQEIVGGDLAQERRALDVMVAAVLELTHAAVPGMVARGHGAVLNIASVAALTAMGTYAAHKAWVRTFTEALASELRGSGVSATVLNPGLTRSDFHRRAGVAEEVWPDAVWLDADDVAREALAAVRRGQVICTPSVRYQAANALLRLSPRWLVRRVAGHATVRTRY, encoded by the coding sequence ATGGGAACCGCACTTATCACCGGCGCCACGAGCGGTATCGGCCTGGCCCTGGCCCGTGAGCTCGCCGTCGGCCGGCATGACCTCGTCCTCGTCGCCCGCTCCGCCGAGCGTCTGCAGGAGATCGCACAGGAGCTCCACCAGCGCGAGGGGGTCGGGGTGCAGGTCCTGGTCGCGGACCTGTCCACCCCCGAGGGGCGTGAGCGGGTCGCCGAGCGCCTGCGCGTGGACCTTCCCGACGGCGTGCGCACCTCCGTCCCGCAGGTCAGCCGCCCCCACACGGAGCAGGACGTGGCCCGCAGGCCGGTCGACCTGCTGGTCAACAACGCGGGCTTCGCCGTCGGCCAGGAGATTGTCGGCGGGGACCTCGCCCAGGAGCGCAGGGCACTGGACGTCATGGTGGCGGCGGTGCTTGAGCTCACCCACGCGGCGGTGCCGGGGATGGTGGCCAGGGGCCACGGGGCGGTGCTCAACATCGCGAGCGTGGCGGCGCTGACGGCGATGGGCACCTACGCGGCCCACAAGGCGTGGGTGCGGACCTTCACCGAGGCGCTCGCCTCCGAGCTGCGCGGCTCCGGTGTGAGCGCCACGGTGCTCAACCCGGGCCTGACGCGCTCGGACTTCCACCGCCGCGCGGGTGTCGCGGAGGAGGTGTGGCCTGACGCGGTGTGGCTCGACGCCGACGACGTGGCGCGCGAGGCGCTGGCTGCGGTACGTCGCGGCCAGGTCATCTGCACCCCCTCGGTGCGCTACCAGGCGGCCAACGCGCTGCTGCGCCTGAGCCCCCGCTGGCTGGTGCGCCGGGTGGCCGGCCACGCCACGGTGCGCACCCGGTACTGA
- a CDS encoding exodeoxyribonuclease III, translating into MRLATWNVNSIRTRVDRVVAFLEREDIDVLAMQETKCRPDQFPYAPFEAVGYQVVAHGLNQWNGVAIASRLGLEDVQTCFPGQPAWAATQDAEPVVEARALGASVGTSAGAGPVRLWSLYVPNGRELSHPHYAYKLDWMRALTQGLTGWLADDPSQSLVLVGDWNVAPLDEDVWDMSVFEGATHVSEPERAAFRALADVGMVEATRERVTGYTYWDYQKLRFPRNEGMRIDFVYGSPAFEARVRGAAIDRDERKGKGASDHVPVIVEID; encoded by the coding sequence ATGCGCCTGGCCACCTGGAACGTCAACTCCATCCGTACCCGCGTCGACCGCGTCGTCGCCTTCCTCGAGCGCGAGGACATCGACGTCCTCGCCATGCAGGAGACCAAGTGCCGGCCCGACCAGTTCCCCTACGCACCCTTCGAGGCCGTCGGCTACCAGGTGGTCGCCCACGGCCTCAACCAGTGGAACGGGGTCGCCATCGCCTCTCGCCTCGGCCTGGAGGATGTCCAGACCTGCTTCCCCGGCCAGCCCGCCTGGGCCGCCACGCAGGACGCGGAGCCCGTCGTCGAGGCCCGGGCGCTCGGGGCGAGCGTGGGCACCTCGGCCGGGGCGGGGCCCGTACGCCTGTGGAGCCTGTACGTGCCCAACGGCCGCGAGCTGAGCCACCCCCACTACGCCTACAAGCTCGACTGGATGCGTGCCCTCACCCAGGGCCTCACCGGCTGGCTCGCGGACGATCCCTCCCAGAGCCTCGTCCTCGTCGGCGACTGGAACGTCGCACCGCTGGATGAGGACGTGTGGGACATGAGCGTCTTCGAGGGCGCCACCCACGTCTCAGAGCCCGAGCGCGCCGCCTTCCGTGCCCTGGCCGACGTCGGCATGGTCGAGGCCACCCGCGAGCGCGTGACCGGCTACACCTACTGGGACTATCAGAAGCTGCGCTTCCCCCGGAACGAGGGCATGCGTATCGACTTCGTCTACGGCTCCCCGGCCTTCGAGGCCCGCGTGCGCGGCGCGGCCATCGACCGCGACGAGCGCAAGGGCAAGGGCGCCTCTGACCACGTTCCCGTCATCGTCGAGATCGACTGA
- a CDS encoding serine hydrolase domain-containing protein, translating to MSDDVALPALSRFTFPTALVVTQAGRVIARAGAVDEVFPLASVTKPLVAWSALVAVERGMLDLEDPATPERDGACLLPGATVADLLSHSSGVAFDSDAVLSPAGKRRIYSNRGIEILGERLVEATGTGLEEWVEQTVLEPLGMASVLIPGSPAYSGQGSAEDLSLFARELAAPTLVGEELARRARTVVRPGLDGVLPGYGRQSPCDFGLGVEVRGGKSPHWTGAHNSPQTFGHFGQAGSFLWVDPVAGREAVFLGTKPFSRLHAQAWPGLSDQVLAL from the coding sequence ATGTCCGACGACGTGGCCCTGCCCGCCCTGTCCCGCTTCACCTTCCCGACGGCGCTGGTCGTCACCCAGGCGGGGCGGGTCATCGCCAGGGCCGGGGCGGTGGACGAGGTCTTCCCCCTCGCCTCGGTGACGAAGCCCCTGGTCGCCTGGAGCGCGCTCGTCGCGGTCGAGCGCGGGATGCTCGACCTCGAGGACCCGGCAACCCCGGAGCGCGACGGGGCGTGCCTGCTGCCGGGGGCGACGGTGGCGGACCTGCTGTCGCACTCCTCGGGCGTCGCCTTCGACTCCGACGCCGTGCTCTCGCCCGCGGGCAAACGCCGGATCTACTCCAACCGGGGTATCGAGATCCTGGGGGAGCGGCTGGTGGAGGCCACCGGCACGGGCCTGGAGGAGTGGGTCGAGCAGACGGTGCTCGAGCCCCTCGGGATGGCGAGCGTCCTCATCCCCGGTTCCCCGGCCTACTCGGGCCAGGGCAGCGCGGAGGACCTGTCGCTGTTCGCCCGCGAGCTGGCGGCGCCGACCCTCGTGGGCGAGGAGCTGGCGCGGCGCGCGCGCACGGTGGTGCGCCCGGGTCTCGACGGCGTGCTGCCGGGCTACGGCAGGCAGTCCCCCTGCGACTTCGGGCTGGGGGTCGAGGTCCGTGGGGGCAAGTCGCCGCACTGGACGGGTGCGCACAACAGCCCGCAGACCTTCGGGCACTTCGGCCAGGCGGGCTCCTTCCTCTGGGTGGACCCGGTGGCCGGGCGCGAGGCGGTGTTCCTGGGGACTAAGCCCTTCTCGCGCCTGCACGCCCAGGCGTGGCCCGGTCTGAGCGACCAGGTGCTGGCGCTGTAG